A single window of Cheilinus undulatus linkage group 12, ASM1832078v1, whole genome shotgun sequence DNA harbors:
- the paxbp1 gene encoding PAX3- and PAX7-binding protein 1 produces MFKKAKRANFRRRNESDEDEQEESKQPQLAPSLFGPIGEEIPFMESSTHSVTGAPGGAENVNSNGFLSNVTPVRGVKKEKRGKETAIVPVPGPKKASLLSFADEEEGSEVFRVKKSNHSKKIVKQLKKEYKEDLEKTGNVKQEIRSDVSSLPAVCIKEEVTSRTGSEQGEEEMEVDSNDEQEEEARSQGGQAQGQVSKNNSAAASFNTLSTLGSLRPGEIPDAAFIHAARKRRQMARELGGEAPLVEAEAPKKRLVGEDEDASDDEEEKRIRFSGVRNKSQRQKIAEEIGIEGSDDEALDAGQDEEVSRWEQEQIRKGISIPQVQSSQPEDNTVYYQNSYETQPYGASYSMPFSYSTVVSQTCKQPGQADNGSVHYGVPISDLTPVSIDLVKKRLQERLSQMHAGHNANNKRLKQIEEDLAASESAIQQLEGSSNDNAEQYKFLQEMRGYVGDLLECFSEKVPAVLELEAAMHQLLRQRASRLVQRRQDDIKDESSEFASLSNKAVMAPSLDSFGRDRTAYQEHSRQRRIAEREARRTRRRQAREQNGKRAEHKEGLSSDDEETSTDITSFNMERDRIVKESKKVFEDVVEDFHSLDSIKSHFEVWRREYADCYRDAYIGLCLPKLFNPLVRLQLITWNPLEANCANFEYMIWFESLLFYGFEEHSTLQRGDADISLLPAIVEKVILSKLTVLAEQVWDPLSSSQTASFVSFIHRLMKGYPTVLHGDNRYTQELLKTIVLRARRTLDEDVFLPLYPKNVLDNKNSGPYLFYQRQFWSCVKLLGNILQWDGILSGSCLRDLALDSTLNRYILSALQTTDTCEDNVLKCLKVGECLPAHWFSGLKGQQTFPQLEPFCRYVTHLANSLNRSTLSGSDIDRRNTRDQIKELMKMLGRMNALDHIVAVAAEQGVKDIKQLLEAKS; encoded by the exons ATGTTCAAAAAGGCGAAAAGAGCGAACTTTCGAAGGAGAAATGAGTCTGACGAAGACGAACAGGAGGAGAGTAAGCAGCCGCAGCTGGCGCCGTCACTGTTCGGGCCTATCGGGGAGGAAATCCCGTTTATGGAGTCCTCCACTCACAGCGTTACCGGAGCACCGGGAGGCGCGGAGAACGTTAACAGTAACGGTTTCCTGTCTAATGTTACTCCTGTGAGAGGtgtgaagaaagaaaagagaggaaaagaaactgCTATTGTACCGGTACCTGGACCCAAAAAGGCCAGTTTGCTGAGCTTCGCCGATGAAGAAG AGGGATCCGAGGTATTTAGAGTGAAGAAATCCAACCACAGCAAGAAAATAGTCAAGCAGCTGAAAAAAGAATACAAAGAAGACCTGGAGAAGACTGGAAATGTCAAACAAGAAATCAGATCAG ATGTTTCATCCCTGCCTGCAGTTTGCATCAAAGAAGAAGTCACCAGCAGAACAGGTAGTGAACAAGGGGAGGAAGAAATGGAGGTGGACAGTAATGatgagcaggaggaagaggcGAGGAGTCAAGGTGGCCAGGCACAAGGCCAAGTGTCGAAGAACAACAGCGCTGCAGCTTCTTTCAATACTCTTTCTACCCTTGGCAGCCTGAGACCAG GTGAGATCCCTGATGCAGCATTTATTCACGCTGCCAGAAAGCGCAGACAAATGGCTAGAGAGCTGGGTGGTGAAGCTCCTCTGGTAGAGGCAGAAGCTCCCAAAAAACGGCTTGTAGGAGAAGATGAAGATGCCAGCGATGACGAGGAAGAGAAGAGGATTCGCTTCAGTGGAGTCAGGAACAAAAGCCAGAGACAAAAGATTGCAGAAGAGATAG GTATTGAGGGCAGTGATGACGAGGCCCTTGATGCAGGTCAGGATGAGGAGGTGAGCCGCTGGGAGCAGGAGCAGATTAGGAAAGGAATCAGCATACCCCAG GTTCAAAGTAGTCAGCCAGAGGACAACACAGTCTACTACCAGAACAGCTATGAAACCCAGCCCTATGGAGCTTCCTACAGCATGCCGTTCAGCTACAGCACTGTGGTCTCACAGACCTGCAAACAACCGGGCCAAGCAGACAATGGCTCTGTTCACTACGGGGTCCCTATTAGTGATCTGACCCCGGTATCCATTGATCTGGTAAAGAAACGCCTGCAGGAGAG GCTCAGCCAAATGCATGCAGGCCACAACGCGAACAACAAGCGCCTCAAACAGATCGAAGAAGACCTAGCTGCCTCTGAGAGCGCCATACAGCAGCTGGAGGGCTCGTCCAATGACAATGCAGAGCAATATAAATTCTTGCAAGAGATGCGAGGGTATGTTGGAGACTTGCTTGAGTGTTTCAGTGAAAAG GTGCCTGCTGTCCTGGAGCTGGAGGCTGCCATGCACCAGTTACTAAGGCAACGGGCCTCACGACTTGTCCAGAGAAGACAGGATGATATTAAAGATGAATCGTCGGAGTTTGCAAGCCTTTCAA ATAAAGCGGTCATGGCTCCAAGTCTGGATTCATTTGGTCGAGACCGGACAGCTTACCAAGAGCACAGTCGCCAGAGGAGGATAGCAGAAAGAGAGGCACGACG AACTCGGCGACGACAAGCTAGAGAGCAGAATGGAAAGAGGGCAGAGCATAAAGAAGGCTTATCGTCTGATGATGAAGAAACCTCTACTGACATCACGAGCTTCAACATGGAGAGAG ATCGTATTGTCAAAGAAAGTAAGAAAGTGTTTGAGGACGTGGTGGAGGACTTTCATTCTCTAGACTCCATCAAATCCCATTTTGAAGTTTGGAGGAGAGAATATGCAGACTGTTACAGAGATGCTTATATCGGCCTTTGTCTGCCCAAACTCTTTAATCCATTAGTCCGCCTACAGCTGATCACATGGAACCCTCTAGAG GCAAATTGTGCAAATTTTGAGTACATGATTTGGTTCGAGTCTCTGTTGTTTTACGGCTTTGAGGAGCACAGCACTTTGCAGAGAGGAGATGCAGATATCAGCCTGTTGCCTGCTATTGTGGAGAAGGTCATCCTCTCCAAACTGACAG TGTTGGCAGAGCAGGTTTGGGACCCGCTTTCAAGCAGTCAGACGGCCAGTTTTGTGAGCTTCATTCACAGACTAATGAAAGGTTACCCCACAGTGTTGCATGGAGACAACAGATACACCCAG GAGCTTTTGAAAACGATTGTCTTGAGGGCCAGACGGACTCTGGATGAAGATGTCTTTCTTCCACTTTATCCAAAGAA cgtgttagacaacaaaaacagtgggCCCTACTTATTTTACCAGAGACAGTTCTGGTCCTGTGTGAAG CTGCTGGGTAACATCCTGCAGTGGGATGGTATCCTATCCGGTTCCTGTCTGAGGGATCTTGCTTTGGACAGCACTCTGAACAGATACATCCTCTCTGCCCTGCAGACCACTGATACCTGTGAGGACAATGTTCTCAAGTGTCTGAAG GTGGGGGAGTGTTTGCCAGCACACTGGTTCTCTGGGCTTAAGGGCCAGCAGACGTTTCCTCAGCTGGAGCCGTTTTGTCGCTACGTTACTCACCTGGCAAACTCGTTGAACCGCAGCACTTTGAGTGGATCTGACATAGATCGACGCAACACTCG AGACCAAATCAAAGAGCTCATGAAGATGTTGGGTCGCATGAATGCACTAGACCACATCGTTGCCGTGGCAGCAGAGCAGGGCGTCAAAGACATCAAGCAACTTTTGGAAGCAAAGTCCTAA